A region from the Dendropsophus ebraccatus isolate aDenEbr1 chromosome 1, aDenEbr1.pat, whole genome shotgun sequence genome encodes:
- the WDR93 gene encoding WD repeat-containing protein 93 yields the protein MPVYIRKGPLEIPPGSEKDWVNEEQEEDYFLRDPDQSRDCLPQPYRMIAKVVERLIDQTVQEINLRQQNREAEKLKAKMNILQPTTEIHVSKRVNCMAVGGSYLFVGLFEGLAVFSLTDQDWICGWEASKVEICTLNVCQVQNQVYFVSTVDDMGISRLFYFSDENLSFVKTFNEPEDISKRTNCITFQLSQGGDYACILFEGVEDSCLEVYKLPKEIWLKELESSKIAQLAGNISPSDTQSASMPAITDQKITQPALVMKIRPPKPLTGSIFRSAQDAVQKNEESGVFGTGQNHLITSHQWDEQDSIFMGMYENYLRLDLPSTEELRMSRYTMFHFVHHNKLRRDSEHANIALPNAILVHWDACHNHLMYLLGKQTKDKTDGDIKPDMVWPCAAPIRISAVSSCSAYFAFGLEDETLTIWDMKYSGFPLGVVVLPEGKSLGNFYFLEHITCNGDTPALPRAQVVVWCTDKSLYLMTAAGGKESSLVLLHDSAGFSDELISAVAPDPSLPNGVLLFYRSGMVKLMDIAERQLVCQFGLPFPYKVAFPWQPVYVLDATKHSVFLKANENRVSGEILSNENSIFAFSLDGLESMVKPQQLVVLPSQSVRWEERCKSLFQMRLQTFPERKKQITESWSLLRKQATDFTRSSNLTR from the exons ATGCCTGTGTACATAAGAAAGGGGCCATTAGAAATTCCTCCAGGATCTGAGAAAGACTGGGTCAATGAAGAACAAGAAGAAGATTATTTTTTGAGGGATCCAGACCAGTCAAGAGACTGTCTACCACAGCCATACAGGATGATCGCCAAAGTAGTGGAACGTCTCATTGACCAGACTGTGCAAGAGATCAACCTACGGCAGCAAAACCGGGAAGCAGAGAAACTCAAAGCAAAAATGAATATTCTGCAGCCAACTACTGAAATCCAT GTGTCCAAAAGAGTTAACTGTATGGCTGTTGGAGGCTCGTATTTATTTGTGGGTCTCTTCGAGGGACTGGCAGTGTTCAGCTTAACTGATCAGGATTGGATTTGTGGTTGGGAGGCCAGTAAAGTAGAAATCTGTACCCTCAATGTGTGCCAGGTGCAGAACCAAGTCTACTTTGTCAGCACAGTGGATGACATGG GTATTTCTCGTCTCTTTTATTTTTCTGATGAAAACCTCAGTTTTGTAAAAACCTTTAATGAGCCG gaagacataaGTAAGAGGACCAACTGCATAACCTTCCAGCTGTCCCAAGGAGGGGATTATGCTTGCATTCTTTTCGAAG GTGTGGAGGATAGCTGTCTGGAGGTGTATAAGCTGCCAAAGGAAATCTGGTTAAAGGAACTGGAATCTTCTAAGATTGCTCAGCTTGCAGGAAACATATCACCATCAGACACCCAG TCAGCAAGTATGCCTGCTATCACCGATCAAAAGATAACACAACCAGCACTTGTAATGAAGATTAGGCCGCCTAAACCACTTACAG GCAGCATCTTCAGAAGTGCACAGGACGCAGTGCAAAAGAATGAAGAGAGCGGTGTGTTTGGTACTGGGCAGAATCACTTGATCACGTCTCATCAATGGGATGAACAAGATTCAATATTTATGGGAATGTATGAAAACTATCTGAGGTTAGACTTACCAAGCACAGAGGAATTAAGGATGTCAAG gtacaccatgttTCATTTTGTCCACCATAATAAATTGCGCAGAGATTCAGAGCATGCGAATATAG CTCTACCTAATGCCATACTCGTGCACTGGGATGCATGCCATAATCATCTCATGTATCTACTGGGCAAACAGACAAAGGACAAAACAG atgGTGACATAAAACCAGATATGGTGTGGCCATGTGCAGCTCCTATAAGGATCTCAGCAGTCAGTTCTTGCTCTGCATACTTCGCTTTTGGCCTTGAAGATGAAACACTTACGATCTGGGATATGAAGTATTCTG GGTTCCCACTAGGTGTTGTTGTCCTGCCAGAGGGAAAATCCCTAGGTAATTTTTATTTCTTGGAGCACATAACTTGTAACGGAGATACTCCAGCTTTACCCAGAGCCCAGGTTGTGGTGTGGTGTACGGATAAGTCTCTCTACCTCATGActgcagctgggggaaaggagtCCAGCCTTGTTCTTCTCCATGACAG TGCCGGCTTCTCTGATGAACTGATAAGTGCCGTGGCCCCAGACCCCTCACTTCCTAATGGT gtgCTTCTGTTTTACCGCAGTGGTATGGTGAAGCTTATGGACATTGCTGAACGACAACTGGTTTGCCAGTTTGGTCTCCCTTTTCCCTATAAAGTAGCTTTTCCCTGGCAACCTGTGTATGTTCTTGATGCAACAAAACACTCTGTTTTTCTTAAAG CAAATGAGAACAGGGTTTCTGGAGAAATTTTGAGCAATGAAAATTCTATATTTGCATTTAGTCTGGATGGTTTGGAATCTATGGTAAAACCTCAACAGTTGGTCGTCCTCCCTTCGCAAAGTGTACGCTGGGAGGAAAGATGCAAGTCATTGTTTCAGATGAG GTTACAAACTTTTCCAGAAAGGAAAAAACAGATAACAGAATCATGGTCACTTCTTAGAAAACAGGCCACCGATTTTACACGGAGCAGCAACCTGACCAGGTGA
- the PEX11A gene encoding peroxisomal membrane protein 11A produces MDSFVKFTNQSQGRDRLFRATQYACMLLSYVLENKAGREKVVMKLRRVESNMSSGRKLFRLGNMVHAIEASKASIQLSDPILCYCLTAANLNRVLYFTCDTALWVRSVDLVSNIDKEKWRHRASQCYFYSLLFHLARDLYVIIKCMEKEGKCEPKNGPSLNSGSSLPNSLKSFLFVLCLSLKNHPPVLLDTIKNLCDFFSPLDRLGYYKTNPGFIGICGLVSSIVGIMTVANPQLKLKN; encoded by the exons ATGGATTCATTTGTGAAGTTCACGAACCAGAGTCAGGGAAGAGATCGACTTTTCAG agCCACTCAGTATGCATGCATGTTGCTTAGTTATGTTTTAGAGAATAAGGCTGGCAGAGAGAAAGTGGTAATGAAGCTCAGACGAGTGGAGTCTAACATGAGCTCTGGCCGTAAAC TGTTCCGACTGGGTAACATGGTGCACGCCATTGAAGCTTCTAAAGCCTCGATCCAGCTGTCAGATCCCATTCTGTGCTACTGCCTGACTGCTGCCAACCTAAACCGTGTGCTTTACTTCACTTGTGACACCGCCCTGTGGGTGAGAAGTGTGGATCTGGTTTCAAACATTGACAAGGAGAAGTGGCGACATCGAGCTAGCCAATGTTATTTCTACTCCCTCCTCTTTCATCTAGCCAGGGATTTGTATGTAATAATAAAATGCATGGAGAAAGAGGGAAAATGTGAGCCAAAAAATGGCCCTTCCCTGAATTCAGGCAGTAGCTTGCCGAACAGTCTAAAGAGCTTCTTATTTGTACTCTGCTTAAGTTTAAAGAACCATCCTCCCGTCTTATTAGACACCATCAAAAACCTGTGTGATTTTTTTAGTCCTCTTGATCGCTTAGGGTATTACAAAACCAATCCTGGATTTATTGGGATTTGTGGCCTGGTATCTTCCATTGTGGGCATTATGACTGTAGCAAATCCACAGTTAAAGTTAAAAAACTGA